From the genome of Virgibacillus siamensis, one region includes:
- a CDS encoding DUF819 family protein, whose amino-acid sequence MTGWAAISIYLEQKYTWASKVSGAIIALIGAMVLANLNVIPLESSVYDAVWSYVVPLAIPLLLFQANIKKIWQESGRMLTIFFLSAAGTIAGTILSFMLLKDLIPHLDKIGAMMSASYTGGGVNFAAMAAKFETPGELVSATVVADNMMMATFFFVLMAIPTFNFFRNKFKTPHIDEVESGASGDQDETQAASFWKRKEISLKDIALSVASAFALVAVSFHLADYFAEIIPSGENVTIFYQILSGIIGDRYLMLTTLTVIAVILLPNYFENIKGTQEIGTFLIYLFFVVIGVPASIALVVTTSPLLLVFVLIIVLLNLLFSLVLGKLFKFNLEEILLASNANLGGPTTAAAMAIAKGWNKLIVPILLVGTLGYIVGNYIGTGLGYWFQTFI is encoded by the coding sequence TTGACCGGATGGGCTGCAATTAGTATCTATTTGGAACAGAAATATACGTGGGCTTCCAAGGTTTCCGGTGCCATTATTGCATTGATTGGAGCTATGGTGCTTGCTAACCTCAATGTGATTCCACTTGAATCGAGTGTTTACGATGCCGTTTGGAGCTATGTAGTCCCGCTTGCAATTCCACTTTTATTATTTCAAGCCAACATTAAAAAAATTTGGCAGGAAAGTGGTCGCATGCTGACAATATTCTTTTTAAGCGCTGCTGGAACAATTGCAGGGACAATCCTTTCATTCATGCTGTTAAAAGATCTTATCCCACACCTGGATAAGATCGGCGCAATGATGTCAGCATCCTATACAGGGGGCGGGGTCAATTTCGCCGCGATGGCAGCCAAATTCGAAACACCGGGTGAACTTGTTTCCGCTACGGTGGTGGCAGACAATATGATGATGGCAACATTCTTTTTCGTACTTATGGCCATCCCGACATTTAATTTTTTTCGCAACAAATTTAAAACCCCGCATATTGACGAGGTTGAATCAGGAGCATCCGGTGATCAAGATGAAACACAGGCAGCTTCATTTTGGAAACGGAAGGAAATTTCCCTGAAAGATATTGCACTTAGTGTTGCATCTGCTTTTGCGCTGGTAGCTGTGTCCTTTCACCTGGCTGATTATTTTGCTGAAATCATTCCCAGCGGTGAAAATGTAACTATTTTCTATCAAATTCTTAGCGGAATCATAGGTGACCGTTATCTCATGCTGACTACACTAACAGTCATTGCGGTCATTTTGCTGCCGAATTACTTTGAAAATATTAAAGGCACTCAGGAAATCGGAACATTTCTGATTTATTTGTTCTTTGTAGTGATTGGTGTGCCTGCATCCATAGCTCTTGTAGTAACTACTTCTCCTTTATTGCTGGTGTTTGTTTTAATCATTGTTTTATTAAATTTATTATTCTCATTAGTATTGGGAAAACTGTTCAAATTTAACTTGGAGGAAATACTTCTTGCCAGCAACGCAAACCTTGGTGGTCCCACTACTGCAGCTGCAATGGCGATTGCAAAGGGATGGAATAAGCTTATTGTGCCTATACTGCTGGTAGGAACCCTTGGGTATATTGTTGGGAATTATATTGGAACAGGGTTGGGGTATTGGTTTCAGACGTTTATATAA
- a CDS encoding transketolase-like TK C-terminal-containing protein, whose protein sequence is MSGIAFNGVFVLIASIYYNVVSMPSWELIEKQGRNINSVLPPGLKKRLVNELRSKVGWKEYAGASGSVMSVNEFGASGPSEEVVDEYNKL, encoded by the coding sequence ATGTCTGGGATTGCCTTTAATGGTGTTTTTGTCCTGATTGCGTCTATCTATTATAATGTAGTTAGCATGCCTTCTTGGGAATTAATTGAAAAGCAGGGAAGGAATATAAATTCCGTTTTGCCACCTGGGTTGAAGAAAAGGTTAGTAAATGAGCTGAGATCTAAAGTCGGATGGAAAGAGTATGCCGGAGCCAGTGGCAGTGTGATGAGTGTAAATGAATTTGGTGCATCCGGTCCTAGTGAAGAAGTGGTAGATGAGTATAATAAGCTTTAG
- a CDS encoding class II histone deacetylase has translation MEKITGFIWDESYFWHQTGNGALNIGSGGWIQEDTHAENPETKRRVKNLLERSRFMKELHQIEPRSATRKEIEMNHDAEYIEKISRLSDNGGGDAGEHAIVGPNTYEIALLSAGGAITATDAVMQGKVNNAYALTRPPGHHAEQGEGQGFCLFNNIAIAAKYAKATYGLKRIVIIDWDVHHGNGTESAFRNDPDVLFISVHQENIFPKNRGQVTYTGENAGEGYTVNIELPAGTGNEGYLYTFEHIIEPIINQYEPELIMISAGQDPSRFDPLGRMMMTADGFYQMAEKVKAMAEKHCDGRLVACHEGGYSTAYVPFCTIRILEAFNGKQSGVKDPFDQGFHEGPLYQNQMDAVNRVREVQAGYWRV, from the coding sequence ATGGAAAAGATAACAGGATTCATTTGGGATGAAAGTTATTTTTGGCATCAAACCGGAAATGGCGCATTAAATATTGGTTCCGGCGGATGGATACAAGAGGATACGCATGCGGAAAATCCGGAAACAAAACGCCGGGTAAAAAATTTATTGGAGCGATCCAGATTTATGAAAGAGTTACATCAAATTGAACCGCGGAGTGCCACTCGTAAGGAAATTGAAATGAACCACGACGCGGAATATATTGAAAAAATCAGCAGGCTGAGTGATAACGGCGGCGGTGATGCCGGTGAGCATGCCATTGTTGGACCAAACACATATGAAATAGCGCTATTGTCAGCCGGAGGAGCGATAACAGCAACAGACGCAGTAATGCAAGGTAAGGTAAACAATGCTTATGCACTGACCCGGCCGCCGGGGCATCATGCTGAGCAGGGCGAAGGGCAGGGGTTTTGTTTATTCAATAATATTGCGATAGCAGCCAAATACGCGAAGGCAACGTATGGACTGAAGCGCATTGTAATTATTGATTGGGATGTGCATCATGGCAATGGAACGGAGAGTGCGTTTCGAAATGACCCGGACGTGCTGTTTATCTCGGTTCATCAGGAAAATATTTTTCCGAAAAATCGCGGACAAGTAACCTATACCGGCGAGAATGCCGGGGAAGGTTATACTGTAAATATCGAACTACCTGCGGGGACTGGCAATGAAGGATATCTTTATACGTTTGAACATATAATTGAGCCAATCATAAATCAGTATGAGCCGGAATTAATAATGATTTCAGCAGGACAGGATCCAAGCCGCTTTGATCCTTTGGGACGAATGATGATGACTGCAGATGGCTTTTATCAAATGGCTGAAAAAGTTAAGGCGATGGCCGAAAAGCACTGTGATGGACGGCTTGTTGCCTGTCATGAAGGAGGGTACAGCACAGCTTACGTACCATTTTGCACAATTCGGATTTTGGAAGCGTTTAATGGAAAACAAAGCGGTGTGAAAGATCCATTTGATCAGGGATTTCATGAAGGGCCGTTGTATCAGAATCAGATGGATGCTGTTAATCGGGTGAGAGAGGTACAAGCTGGATATTGGAGGGTGTAG
- a CDS encoding FadR/GntR family transcriptional regulator — translation MNLLPVKKKRVYHTIVEQIKSAIEKEEIVHGEKLPSERSLANEFSVSRTSVKEAFSVLESAGVVEIKHGSGVYLRKDTKSGLISKMNTIIRGVTVDIVELMELRLAIERDAAYYAAIRGLEKDVQAIYDALCDLENAVLKGDVAAKEDLTFHMAIAKAAGNSVFEKVMYMLSDQVLEGLKESRSNTLKQPYNSKAIVEEHRNIYAAIKKGDAQMAQECMTIHLQNVKERYL, via the coding sequence ATGAATCTATTGCCAGTGAAGAAGAAAAGGGTATATCACACTATTGTGGAGCAGATTAAGTCGGCAATTGAAAAGGAGGAAATAGTACATGGTGAAAAGCTGCCTTCTGAAAGATCCTTGGCAAATGAATTTTCTGTTTCGAGAACGTCTGTAAAAGAAGCGTTTAGTGTACTGGAGTCTGCCGGTGTGGTTGAGATTAAGCATGGAAGTGGCGTGTATCTCAGAAAAGATACAAAAAGCGGGCTTATTTCGAAAATGAATACGATTATCCGGGGTGTTACCGTAGATATCGTGGAACTAATGGAACTTAGGCTGGCGATTGAACGGGATGCTGCCTATTATGCAGCGATTCGTGGTTTGGAGAAGGATGTTCAAGCAATATACGATGCATTGTGTGATTTGGAAAATGCTGTTTTAAAGGGTGACGTTGCTGCAAAAGAGGATTTAACATTTCATATGGCAATTGCTAAAGCTGCTGGTAACTCCGTTTTTGAGAAAGTGATGTACATGCTGTCAGATCAGGTTCTTGAAGGATTAAAAGAAAGTCGCTCGAATACTTTGAAACAGCCGTATAACAGCAAGGCCATCGTTGAAGAGCACCGTAATATTTATGCAGCGATAAAAAAGGGTGATGCGCAAATGGCACAGGAATGCATGACTATCCATCTCCAGAACGTCAAGGAGCGTTATTTGTAA
- a CDS encoding sodium:solute symporter family protein: MFTDQERMILGVIVVVYFLLLIGFSYYINHHKIKNYEDYNVAGRSVSMFPLILTFVGTAVGGSILLGFMENAYRFGMGQHWLNISILITGIITASFLVKRIRLIGEKHQMVTLGDFTALRYGEGARLPTVISVLLAYCAVTGMQFVAIATILNLTIGLSMTTGIIISWVLLTIKTFFGGLKSVVWQDAIHGTVQTLGVFLLFVVVLWVGSDWGEMKSFAASLGDSGALSVTSISTSEVLVYFFTIGGYQFVRQDLWQRFWAAKDYKTALSGYWIAIIIAFLIGAAIISTGAFLKYGLQMTEINPNLVYYEAIGAVFNFPMVVIMVIALMATVISCADSFFMAGSSSIINDIIKPRIKHASEKKMLRYSRYSVIAVSIISVLLALYMPELVVLWVIGTAMLVSGLLAPSVFGLFWKGATKAGGISAMWIGLSIAVIWQLAGHPFGIHPVFIGLPLSTLTLIIVSLASKHNEAEKEDIWSQVN, translated from the coding sequence TTGTTTACAGATCAGGAACGAATGATACTTGGGGTTATCGTAGTGGTCTATTTTCTACTATTAATTGGTTTTTCGTATTATATTAATCACCACAAAATAAAGAATTATGAAGACTACAATGTTGCGGGACGATCTGTTTCGATGTTTCCGCTAATTTTAACGTTTGTCGGAACGGCGGTTGGGGGATCTATTTTACTTGGGTTTATGGAGAATGCGTATCGTTTCGGAATGGGGCAGCATTGGCTGAATATCAGTATATTAATTACCGGAATTATTACAGCTTCCTTTCTCGTTAAGCGGATTCGTTTGATTGGTGAAAAACATCAAATGGTTACTTTGGGGGATTTTACAGCCCTCAGATATGGTGAAGGTGCCAGGCTTCCGACGGTAATCAGCGTGCTCCTTGCTTATTGTGCTGTCACCGGAATGCAATTTGTTGCGATAGCGACCATTTTAAACCTGACAATTGGACTGAGTATGACGACAGGAATCATAATCAGTTGGGTATTACTGACGATAAAAACATTTTTTGGAGGGCTTAAATCGGTCGTTTGGCAGGATGCCATTCATGGTACTGTACAAACTTTAGGTGTGTTTCTATTATTTGTGGTTGTCCTTTGGGTTGGCAGTGACTGGGGTGAAATGAAATCATTTGCCGCTTCATTAGGTGACTCCGGGGCATTAAGTGTCACTAGTATTTCCACGAGTGAAGTGCTTGTCTATTTCTTTACGATAGGCGGTTATCAATTTGTCAGACAGGACTTATGGCAGCGCTTTTGGGCAGCTAAAGATTACAAAACTGCTTTATCCGGATACTGGATTGCGATTATTATTGCTTTTTTAATCGGGGCAGCGATTATTTCAACCGGCGCTTTTCTGAAATATGGGTTGCAGATGACAGAGATAAATCCGAACCTTGTTTATTATGAAGCGATTGGTGCCGTATTCAATTTCCCAATGGTAGTTATAATGGTAATTGCATTGATGGCAACTGTCATATCCTGTGCGGATTCCTTTTTTATGGCAGGTTCATCTTCTATTATTAACGATATTATAAAACCTAGAATAAAACATGCTTCAGAAAAAAAGATGCTGCGCTACAGCCGCTACTCAGTAATCGCCGTTTCAATAATTTCTGTATTACTCGCCCTATATATGCCGGAACTGGTAGTTTTATGGGTGATTGGTACAGCAATGCTGGTTTCCGGATTATTAGCACCATCTGTTTTCGGATTGTTCTGGAAGGGAGCAACAAAGGCTGGCGGTATTTCAGCAATGTGGATAGGATTGTCTATTGCCGTTATTTGGCAATTAGCCGGGCATCCATTTGGCATTCATCCCGTTTTTATCGGGCTGCCACTATCCACTTTGACGCTAATCATTGTATCGTTGGCATCTAAGCATAATGAGGCAGAAAAAGAAGATATATGGTCACAAGTAAACTAA